In Oryza sativa Japonica Group chromosome 1, ASM3414082v1, the genomic stretch ATTTGGGAGGAGGGAGCAGTGCTCCCGGAGCTGGAGGAGAGCCATGCCCGCGAGCGGCATGAGCTCCCTGCAAGATAGGTAGCCAAGCAAGACGAAGGATTGGCTGCCTCCGCGCTATCCGCTTTGTTTCCCCTTTTTTCTCTccgaaagagaagagagaatatTATCTATATGGGCCTTGGGCGTCATATGAGGCCCATGGGCTTCTCTCAACGATCCAGTGTGCACAAGCACTTGTGAATGATTATCTCTGCAAGAATTTGAGGATTAGTAAGCTCACTACCATTACATATTTCTTGCAAAACCATATAGCGGTAGCTACTAGCTAGGCTACTGCCAATAATTTGGAGGAAAAAATATTATCGGTAGCTAGCTCTTGAATACATCTCGAAAGCTAATTAACAACTTGTATACATTTCTGCTATATGTATATGCAGGTAATAATAATCCCAGATCCCCTGCTGATTAATCCGGTCGGTGTGATCATGAGATCGACGGCAACGCCGAGAAGAACTTGACGTAGTTGGACGGATCGCCGAGCACCTTGAACGACCTCGGCATCGGCGGCGCGTTGACGTCGACGAGCCCCTCGAGCACCTGCACCACCATCCCCATGGACGGCCTCGTCGCCTCCGAGTCCTGCACGCACCAGCACGCCACCTTGCACGCCCTCTCCACCTCGCCCATGTCGGCGttgccggcgaggcggccgtcCACGGCGCCCTTGAGGTCGCCGTCAAACAGgaggcgcgccgccgtcgccgggaaGAAGTCCACCGCGCCGTCCTGCCCCTGCTCCACGTTCCTCCTCCCGGAGATGATCTCGAACAGCATCATCCCGTAGCTGAACACGTCGGCCTTGGTCGTGATCGCCGTGCCGGTGATCCACTCCGGCGCCAGGTAGCCCACGGTCCCGCGCATCGTCGTCAGCACGCGGCTGAAGTCGCGCCCCATCAGCTTGGCGAGCCCGAAGTCGGCGACCTTGGCGGCGAACGCGTCGTCCAGGAGGATGTTCTCCGGCTTGATGTCGCAGTGGATGATGCAGTCCCTGCACTTCTCGTGCAGGTAGTCGAGCCCCCTCGCCACGCCCAGCGCGATCTGGTACCTCGCCTCCCAGCtcaggacgccgccgccatggccgaacAGGTGCCTGTCCAGCGACCCGTTCGGCATGTGCTCGTACACCAGCAGCCGCCGTGTTCGCTCGGTGCAGAAGCCGAGCAGCCTGATCAGGTTGACGTGCTGGATCGTGCCGATGGTGCTCACCTCCGCACGGAACTGCTTCTCCCCCTGACGAACACCTTCCAGCTTCTTCACCGCCACCGGCGTCCCGTCCGCCGGCAGCGACCCCTTGAACACCGACCcgaacgcgccgccgccgagcttctCCGAGAAGCTCTTGGTCGCGACCTGCAGGTCACGGTACGTGAACGCCGTCAGGGAGCCCTCCACTCGCCGCAACGCCTTCAGCCTTCTGCTTCTCCGGACGAGGACCGTGACCACGACGGCGAGGATcaccgcggcggcgactccggcgacgacgagcccgATGATCAGCTTCTTGGTGTTCCCGTTGCCAGAGAATTCGGACGCGGCCAGGCGGATCGAAATGCTgcggccgccgccattgccggcgcCGGTCGTGTCCCGGAGGCTGATGAGGTCGCCGTGCCAGAGCGAGCAGCTGCCGTTGTAGGAGTACGCGGTGCAGGAGCAGTTGCCGAGGCACGCGAGCTCGCAGTCGCGAgcgctcgcgctcgccgcggtCACGCCGTCGGTGGGCAGGTTCACGTTGGGCATCACGAAGAACCTGTCGCTCTTCGTCTTCTGCGCCGCcggctgcgcgccgccgccgccgccgcattgcAGGGCGGTGCTCCTGGCGCAGCCGGCGGTGTGGTCGCCCTGCAGCCACCGCCGCGGCTGCCGCGCGTGGAAGCCCCGGAGGCAGCTGCACGCCGGCAGCGCGTCCTCGGCGCAGACGCCGAACGCCCCGCAGATCGAGTAGACGTCGCACTGCGCCTTGGGCTCCGACCAGAAGAGCACCCACTGCGCGGCGGAGTCCACCCACGTCATGAACTTGATCTGGCCGGTGACATCGACGACGAACCGCGTCAGCACCACCTCGCCCTTGACGTCGTAGAAGAAGTAGCTCTCGTTCTCGCCGTCGACGTAGTTGAACGTGTACAGCGACAGCGGGTCGGCGTTGCTCGCCATCATCTCCGGCACGGAGCTGAACATGCCGCCGGTCCAGTTGCCGCTGCTCCAGTACAGCCGGCTGCTGCCGTTCCAGCTCATCACGTactggctggcgccgccggGGTCGAGCTCGAGGGAGAACATCCCCGGCGTCGGGTCGTCGTAGCCTTTCCACCCCACCAGGCGCGTCACCTCGCCGGTGAGCTTGTTCCGGCCGAGCCTGCCGCCGGGGAGCCACGTGTCGCCGAAGTGGTCGAAGCTCTGCCACAGCACGACGGAGGTGTTCGACGCGTCGGCGAGGACGAGGTTGCCGGTGTCGAGGATGACGCCGACGGTGGAGTtggcggcgacgccggtggTGACGTTGGTGGACCAGACCGGTGGCCTGGCACGGTCGAGGAGGACCATGTTGCCGTCGGCCGAGATGGCGAGGCGTGACGTGTCCGGGTCGGagagtggggcccgcctgttaGCGACCCACACCTTGGTGTGATCCGGGATTTTGTTGTACCAGATGCCCATGTACCAACGCTGCGACGAGTTATCTGATGCAGATCACACACGTGACAAAAATggttagatgatgatgatgatgttgataataataatactccctccgtttcacaatataagtcattttagcatttcccacattcatattgatattaatgattcatattaatgttaatataAACGtgaaaaatattagaatgacttacattatgaaacgaagaaagcagcagcatcaataataataataataataataataataataataataataataataataataataataataataataataataataataataataataataataataataataataataataataataataaatgcgAGTCAAATTTGTCAGTTTTATGGCTGGACCATaactttgcaacaaaaaatagtactccaaattaaataaaactGATTATGGGACACGCTGATCCACATAGGAAACtttgttttaaaatttgagtaaAATCTGATATTCAGAGTTTTATATTGTTACTTTTGGGACCGGGCTGTGTAAATTTTTGAACTTGGATAAGAAAAGAAATGCAGAAGGTTAAACTATGTAACCTGTGGAAAATAACGCAAGTCAACTACTGAATTCACATGAAAGGCAATTTACAGCATCGTTATGTGAACGCGGCTGCGAGTTATTCCAAAAGTTAAATAAAAGGAAAGAATTTGCTTTCGATTGTTAGCTAATGCTATCTGTTGGTCATAGTTTCGTCTTCAATTACCTGCTCTTGAATTTTTCATTACATGATGCGAGACAAACTTTTATTGGCGAAACAGTGTGTTCAAAAGTTAAACAGTGAGCTGCCAAACTCTAATCATGCGCTTCAACTTAAATAAATGATGGAATAATATATCGGCCTGCCTGTAATCTTGTAAGTGCGTTTCTTGATGCAAAAAATTCTCAGATAAATATAAAACGTTGCATTTGCATACATCCACAAATGCGCAAAAGGTGCCAATAGTCTTGGAACAAAACTAATCTAAAAACAGCATACATGGGAGTATATATGCACATATAAGGAGAAACGCCAAAGAGTCTTCCAGTTAACTTCACAAGATGATGGATTAGACGGTATGGGTTCGAATCCTCAcaccttctaattatttgatattaggttcttctctaatatttatatttttttataagcaCATACAAGATCACATCATTGTTCCATTTTTAAAAGCACAAATGTTAAACCATTATATATTCATATGttaaattaaaattagaaaatTAAACTACTTTTTTTATTGGAGTATATTCTGTAAGAACCTAGGAGCTGTACTAGCATTGATACATAAACAGTCCAAGTGACCAATTATAGGCGGTGTACTGTATCACATACACACGAACTCTCATTCAAACCGTGCAATTAATTGATCGATCCAGCTTCTCCCTGTTAAACTTATATCATCCGTAAAACGCAAAGACAAAACCAGGCCAAAAGTTTAAACTAAAACTACGCCCGATCAGCAACAACCAACACCAAAAATTACACACGATCGAACATAAGGAGATAAAGAGAAAGAGCAAAGCATGGCAGAGATGGATCAAGCTAGAGAGGTAATAGTAATAGGTTAGGTACCTGGCTGGAAGAATCCGAGCGCGAACTTGCCACCTCTGGACACGAGCACCTGCCGGCCGGAGAGCGGCCGGCCGACGGTCACGGTatcggcggcgagcgacggagcTGCTTCCCGGTGCAGCCACAGCAAACAGCTGATCAGCATCATCAGAAACGGAGAGCcgcaggaggaggacgacgaccacggtcgtcgtcgtcttccaccgcgagccgccgccattgctcaccaaccaaacacacacCCTCACCCCACTAGCTACGAGGAAACTAACAAGCAAGAGGGAGGAGACGCGCGCCCGAAAGCGATCGAGAATTCGAGAGGTGAGCGGCATAAAAAGGGATCGAATCGAGCGAGCTCAACTGTAGCTAATAATTAATCCGtcggcctagctagctagcggcCGTCGTCtgatccgatccgatccgatcTCTCGGCGGGAGTACACACGTAGCACTCCTACGTTTGCTGGTGTCTTGCCGATTGTCACATGGCGATTGTTGCATCGATCAGTCTCGTTAGTCATCAGCTGGCTTAATTGTGGCAGTGAATGCGTTGTACGAACGGGTTCTAGTGGCAAAGTCCAGTCTTACAAGTTATACAAGTAACGGTACtctcatactccctctgtctcaaaataaatataattttacacCGTTCATcttcaacatttgaccatttgttttatttaaattttttttataattagtatttttattgttattagatataAAACATTAATAGTATTTAAAGCAtgactaattatttttaattttttttataattttataaataagatGGATACACGGATACCCTCGACTATAgttattttagaacagaggtagtatatggCTACTTGGCTAGTGGGCGAATGACACGACTGGGCGGAGCAGTGGCTGTGTGTACGAGCAATAGTACGCAATAGTAGCGAGTAATGCTTAAAGATCGGTGCAGCGCATCCAGCCTAGGGTTTGCATGCCTTTTTGTTTCCGAAGTAAAAAATGTTCCTCACATGTTTTCCGAAAACCGATCAAAAATCAATGAAAACCGAAGTATTTCGATGTATGAAAACCAGCTAACATTGTCTGATTTTCACAAATCGAGACCTAGTAATTTTATGAAAACTGATCGATATTCAAAACACCAATCGGTTTTTGTGAACCCTAATCCAGCCCAGACAGCGGGCACTAGCAGGGCCGTTAGACGTCGGCATCGATCGTTATCCCGTTCCGTTCCGTTTCTCCATTCCATGAGCGAGCATCATCAACACAGCAATACATGACATGATCAATAACATGATTATGAATACGTATACATCGATCGCTAGCTCCACTGTTAAGCACTTAAATCTTAAACCGGTCCATCGAGGGCAAGGATAATAAGCGAGATTGGGGGATGGATTGTGGCTGGATCGCGAGTAGCGTGGCCATGATTAGCGGATCTGGAAGAGCATTAACGTGGGAAATGGCGATGCGCCACCGAACCGCACCGGTTTCCCGATCCGGGGTTGGTGAACGTCGCATTGATCGCCCCCGCGGCAAAGGTTGGCGCCGCTGGCGTGCGCATTTCCGGGGCAATTAAGCCGGACTAGTGAATGGAACTGGATCGATGGCTGGATTGGCTTTGCTGCCGCTCTCGATCGCGTCGGTTTCCTGCTTCACATGAGAGCCATCAATACGAGGACCGCGACCGCGCGACACCGACGCGGACGCGCGCGCCCGCCTATCTGGGCAACATAGCCGGATCGGACACAGCTGGTGTACACATATACATGCACGGAGAAATATAGCTGGTCTTTCTTTAGCTTCTCTCTGCTAGATGTAGGGGTGAGCATAAAAAAACCGAACCAAAAAGACCAGGATCGAGACTGAAAAAATCGTTACCAGTTCAGTATTAGGTGTTGAAAGACCGAATTTTACTCAGTCTATTCGGTTAGTACCTTGAGAAACGTTCAGGGGTCTTTTGGCTAACTCCACGAAGTGGTGGGCTAGACAACCTAGGTTCGAAGCATCACCCATTCTAATTActactaccttcgtcccaaaatataagcattttttgctatgaatctggacaactgtgtgtccagattcatagccaaaagttgctatattttgggatggaggtagtaccttTGTTCTAAATTAGTGGTCCtttgactttttgcttgcaacgtttgactattcgtcttatttgaaaaattagtgcaaatataaaaaaagataagtcatatttaaagtacttttgataataaagcaggtcacaaacaaaataaataataattttataattttttgaataacacgaatgatcaaatgtcagaaacaaaaactcaaagcgaccagtattttgggacggaggtggTATTTGATActaggtccttccctaatattcgcttTTTTTTATTCGGTTAGTACCTTCAATTAACCGAATAGACCAAACAAACTAAATTTTGGCTCAACACGCCTATTAAGACCTGTAATAGTGAAGAGAGTTGatctgtgatttttgtgtttttatgtctatataatttttttttattaaagatCTTCTAAAATTTCGGTGATGATCGAGACCGAGACTAATTTTCTCTTTTCAAAACCGATAAGTCCTTTTGTTTTAGATGACCAAATCTTTTAAAAGATCATGGACAAAGACCGAATTTTTCTTTTTCGGTCCGACTCAACGCCCACTGTCTAGCTGTTGGCGTCTTGCTTTACTTCTCCAGCCAGATAGCCGAGATAGACAATAAAATTGCCTTTCTAAAGAGGCAATAAAATCGTCGTGGTAAGTGGCCCAGTGGCAAAGAATCGTGTTACTTCGGGGTCATGGCCCATGCTGGTTTTAACATTTTGTGCCGCATTTTTCAGCTTAGTCTGTGTCGTCATCATGTGGGACAGTGACACCATGGGGCCCTGAGAGGGCGACATGGAAAATGGCTGGGGAAGATCGGGACACTGTATAAAGTTCCTAATATCTtctgggaataagttcatcttaggtccctaaacttgtcgagagtccgattttcgtccttcaaccgcaaaaccagatacaacaggtccctcaactgtcaaaaccagtgcagatgaggtccctcagcggtttggATAGCGGTTTTGGCTAACGTGGCGACTGCGTGGCTAATTTAacttggtcttcatctgatgtgACATTGAAGTGTCGCTTACGTGGTAATTCGttctagaaaaataataaaccttgtgggacccatatgtcagtgccacacaaattaataaaaaaatgggtgggcccacgtgggccccatatgtcattctcagcccccttcttcctcctctctcttcccaTCTCCCTCACTTcaactctctctcccctctcctctttcaCGACGGAGAGACagcggtgcgcggcggcggaggcacaGCTCCGGCAACTATGGGCGGAAGAGCCGCACCGCGTCGGGGAGTCCAGGCACGAGGAATGGCTCGTCGTCCGACGCGACGCGGTCCTGCGGGGCGTGGAGCAGCAGTGCTCGCTGCACCGGGAGCGCGAAGCACCCCGTCCCCGTGAACGCGTACCGCGGGATGCGGAGCCTGGCCGCCGCGGTGGCAGCCCACGGGAGGACGCCGTCGAACACCACTGCGTCGGCAGGTCTGCGCCGCAGGAGGTCGACAAAGAGCGGCGCGAGGAggtcgacgatgacggcgaaGGGGCCCGCGAGCCAACCAATCTGCTGCTGACTACGATTTCATCTAAACAACAATGCATCAAATGTACAACACTCCCAGCTCACCCTCTCCACCAACTCATGTTGCGGTTTCCCCAGCAAGTACGCCATTGTGGCCTGAGAGCCAATCAGCCAAAGGCCATCAAAACCGGCATACTCTGTGCTGCAGCTAGTAGCAAACCAAATACAACCACAACATCATCAGTAACCAAGGGTTATCCATCAGTTTCATCAGGCATTCACCAATGTCGACTAAACGAGAAACAAGAAAACCAAAATCACGATGTATCATTACAGTTGTTCGTCTTCAGATCTTTGGTCGGCAGCGCGTCCGGTCAGACGTCCGGCCTGGCGTAGAAGATGTCGACGAAGGAAGGGCTGGGgctcgaggaggcggcggcggaggtcccGCCGGATGAGGGCTGGGGGTTGCGGAAGAGGTGGGCTTGAGGTGGCTGCGGATTTCGGTGAAGGGGGAGGAGAGCTTGGTGGTGCGCTGATCGGCAGATGCGGGGTCAAACGTTGGAGCCGGGAATTTACCCTCGCCGGAggaggccgctgccgctgccgccgccgccccgcctgagaggccgccaccgtcgcgagagaggagaggggagagagagttgaagagagggagatggggagagagagaggaggaagagggggggGCCTAAGAATGACATGTgagcccatgtgggccccaccttttttattaatttgtgtgtggcacttacatgtgggtcccatgaggtttattatttttctagaaCGAACTGCCACCTAAGTGACATGTCAATGTCACATCAGATGAGaccaagtcaaattagccacgtaggcgtcacgtcCGCCAAAACCACTATCCAAACCACTGAGGGACCccatctgcactggttttgacagttgagggaccagttgtatctggtttggcggttgaaggacgaaaaccGGATTCAtcgacaagttaagggacctcagatgaacttat encodes the following:
- the LOC4324909 gene encoding G-type lectin S-receptor-like serine/threonine-protein kinase At2g19130, translated to MAAARGGRRRRPWSSSSSCGSPFLMMLISCLLWLHREAAPSLAADTVTVGRPLSGRQVLVSRGGKFALGFFQPDNSSQRWYMGIWYNKIPDHTKVWVANRRAPLSDPDTSRLAISADGNMVLLDRARPPVWSTNVTTGVAANSTVGVILDTGNLVLADASNTSVVLWQSFDHFGDTWLPGGRLGRNKLTGEVTRLVGWKGYDDPTPGMFSLELDPGGASQYVMSWNGSSRLYWSSGNWTGGMFSSVPEMMASNADPLSLYTFNYVDGENESYFFYDVKGEVVLTRFVVDVTGQIKFMTWVDSAAQWVLFWSEPKAQCDVYSICGAFGVCAEDALPACSCLRGFHARQPRRWLQGDHTAGCARSTALQCGGGGGAQPAAQKTKSDRFFVMPNVNLPTDGVTAASASARDCELACLGNCSCTAYSYNGSCSLWHGDLISLRDTTGAGNGGGRSISIRLAASEFSGNGNTKKLIIGLVVAGVAAAVILAVVVTVLVRRSRRLKALRRVEGSLTAFTYRDLQVATKSFSEKLGGGAFGSVFKGSLPADGTPVAVKKLEGVRQGEKQFRAEVSTIGTIQHVNLIRLLGFCTERTRRLLVYEHMPNGSLDRHLFGHGGGVLSWEARYQIALGVARGLDYLHEKCRDCIIHCDIKPENILLDDAFAAKVADFGLAKLMGRDFSRVLTTMRGTVGYLAPEWITGTAITTKADVFSYGMMLFEIISGRRNVEQGQDGAVDFFPATAARLLFDGDLKGAVDGRLAGNADMGEVERACKVACWCVQDSEATRPSMGMVVQVLEGLVDVNAPPMPRSFKVLGDPSNYVKFFSALPSIS